The following are encoded together in the Tepidiforma bonchosmolovskayae genome:
- a CDS encoding 3'-5' exonuclease, translating to MVALQSVLSMGLRRLDAEGRPTGEPAELTDLAAAAALYVVDLEMSGPNPQVHEILDIAGVRAALAPGLPEEESWSARVRPKRIGNAVPAALKVVGYSPKAWKTALDLEAAMERFATVGRDAVVAGWGMAQDLAFLAEAFRALGSPWPFALAALDVQVIARALLRGNGEVDRFNLGHVADRLGIGRMGEHGALADAYATYDVLVKLVERVARLTAERER from the coding sequence ATGGTGGCGCTGCAGTCGGTCCTGTCGATGGGGCTCCGGCGGCTGGATGCGGAGGGACGGCCGACGGGCGAACCGGCGGAACTCACTGACCTCGCCGCCGCAGCAGCGCTGTACGTGGTGGACCTGGAGATGTCGGGGCCGAACCCGCAGGTGCACGAGATTCTCGACATCGCCGGGGTGCGGGCGGCGCTGGCGCCGGGATTGCCGGAGGAGGAGTCGTGGAGCGCGCGGGTGCGGCCGAAGCGGATCGGAAACGCCGTGCCGGCGGCGCTGAAAGTGGTCGGCTATTCGCCGAAGGCGTGGAAGACCGCGCTCGACCTCGAGGCGGCGATGGAGCGCTTCGCGACGGTAGGACGGGATGCGGTGGTCGCCGGCTGGGGGATGGCGCAGGACCTCGCCTTCCTCGCGGAGGCGTTCCGTGCGCTGGGGTCTCCGTGGCCGTTCGCGCTGGCGGCACTGGATGTGCAGGTGATTGCGCGGGCGCTGCTCCGCGGCAACGGCGAGGTGGACCGGTTCAACCTGGGGCACGTGGCGGACCGGCTCGGGATCGGGCGGATGGGGGAGCACGGGGCGCTGGCGGATGCGTACGCGACGTACGACGTGCTGGTGAAGCTGGTGGAACGGGTCGCCCGGCTGACGGCCGAGAGGGAACGCTAA
- a CDS encoding MFS transporter, whose product MERWAVIVQDCGGGRSCARSSRLSSQAVAGTERSPRAGGLTAPGRPLASLRHRDFRVLLFSTMALQVGSWVQTIGQGWLVVNDLGGSATNLAVVALLRGAFLVLVSPFGGVIAGRYERRGLLMVYTAVSAAIAVLLAVLVSTGSIELWMVYVLAALAGIVEALAGPIRSLLVFDTVGPEEMTNAVALNALGGNAMRVIGPAIGGALIGLIGTEGTFEVQAGCLVVSLVLTARLRRFEPELREGNENAFVSVGRGLAYVVRDRPMALIVGMAVLPSVLVYPYVSFLPVFAKDVLHEGAEAYGFLAGAVGLGSLAGGAIVAATSNRQRLGPAMTWACLFYCLSVAGFTFMRELWFAVGALVVAGVFHSIYAAFNASLMQMKAAPEFRSRVVALQTVTWGLTPFAGLLMGAMIDRWGAPHTVLAWMLAAAGLTLALALGSRELRRV is encoded by the coding sequence GTGGAGCGTTGGGCGGTGATTGTGCAGGATTGTGGGGGAGGGCGCTCCTGCGCCCGGAGCTCGCGCTTGTCTTCCCAGGCTGTAGCCGGAACCGAACGGAGCCCCCGTGCGGGGGGCCTGACGGCGCCCGGCCGGCCGCTGGCCTCGCTTCGGCATCGGGATTTCCGGGTTCTACTGTTTTCGACGATGGCGCTGCAGGTGGGGTCGTGGGTGCAGACCATCGGGCAGGGGTGGCTGGTGGTGAACGACCTCGGGGGTTCGGCGACGAACCTTGCGGTGGTGGCGCTGCTGCGGGGAGCGTTTCTCGTGCTGGTGTCGCCGTTCGGAGGCGTGATCGCGGGGCGGTATGAGCGGCGGGGGCTGCTGATGGTGTACACGGCGGTGAGCGCGGCGATTGCGGTGCTGCTGGCGGTGCTGGTTTCGACGGGGAGCATCGAGCTGTGGATGGTGTACGTGCTGGCGGCGCTCGCGGGCATCGTGGAGGCGCTGGCCGGCCCGATCCGGAGCCTGCTGGTGTTCGACACCGTGGGACCGGAGGAGATGACCAACGCGGTGGCGCTGAATGCGCTGGGCGGGAATGCGATGCGCGTCATCGGGCCGGCGATCGGGGGTGCGCTCATCGGACTGATCGGCACGGAGGGGACGTTCGAGGTGCAGGCGGGCTGCTTGGTGGTCTCGCTGGTGCTGACGGCGCGGCTGCGGCGGTTCGAGCCGGAGCTCAGGGAGGGGAACGAAAACGCATTCGTGAGCGTTGGACGGGGGCTGGCGTACGTGGTGCGTGACCGGCCGATGGCGCTGATCGTGGGCATGGCGGTGTTGCCGAGTGTGCTGGTCTACCCGTACGTCAGCTTTCTGCCGGTCTTCGCGAAGGATGTGCTGCACGAGGGTGCGGAGGCGTACGGCTTCCTCGCGGGGGCGGTGGGGCTGGGCTCGCTGGCGGGGGGTGCGATTGTGGCGGCGACATCGAACCGCCAGCGGCTGGGGCCTGCGATGACGTGGGCATGCCTGTTCTACTGCCTGTCGGTGGCTGGCTTCACGTTCATGCGGGAGCTGTGGTTCGCGGTGGGGGCGCTGGTGGTGGCGGGGGTGTTCCACAGCATCTATGCGGCGTTCAACGCGTCGCTGATGCAAATGAAGGCGGCACCGGAATTCCGGTCTCGTGTGGTGGCGCTGCAGACGGTGACGTGGGGGCTCACGCCGTTCGCAGGACTGCTGATGGGGGCAATGATTGACCGGTGGGGTGCGCCGCATACGGTGCTGGCGTGGATGCTGGCTGCGGCGGGGCTGACGCTGGCGCTGGCCTTGGGGAGCCGGGAGCTGCGGAGGGTATAG
- a CDS encoding TldD/PmbA family protein: MPDPAAAALQFFRDRFAIDPAVTSTLLSVALSRGGDFAELYFEHRTNSAITWEDQHVRSATRTVSQGLGVRVVRGEAIGYACTESFDMEAMRRAAETAARISAGERTPPPIDATPFLVGTSHYDFDHPLVAEPAAAKVALLERADRAARSYDPSIARLDASIGDELKYILIARSDGKLIGDVQPLIRFNVSALSQRGESRQVARQGGGGRMGIEYFEQVTTPEQLAREAARQAVLQQDAAEAPAGTLPVVLAAGDSGVLLHEAVGHGLEADFNRKGTSNYTGRIGQPVASPLVTVVDDGTIAASRGSINVDDEGNPTTRNVLIENGILRGYLHDEISARHFGVAPSGSGRRQTFKDYIMPRMTNTFMLPGDDTPEDIIRSVDRGIYAVSYSGGQVNISNGDFVFSVTEAYLIENGRITTPLKNVMLIGNGPDVLSKVTRVANDYRLSDGRWTCGKDGQSVPVGVGMPTVLVSGITVGGTKL, from the coding sequence ATGCCAGACCCGGCTGCTGCAGCCCTCCAGTTCTTCCGCGACCGCTTCGCGATCGACCCCGCCGTCACCTCCACCCTCCTCTCCGTCGCCCTCTCCCGCGGCGGCGACTTCGCCGAACTCTACTTCGAACACCGCACCAACAGCGCCATCACCTGGGAAGACCAGCACGTCAGATCCGCCACCCGCACCGTCTCCCAGGGGCTCGGGGTCCGCGTCGTCCGCGGCGAAGCCATCGGCTACGCCTGCACCGAATCTTTCGACATGGAAGCGATGCGCCGCGCCGCCGAAACCGCCGCCCGCATCTCCGCCGGCGAACGCACCCCGCCCCCCATCGACGCTACCCCCTTCCTGGTCGGCACCAGCCACTACGACTTCGACCACCCGCTCGTCGCCGAACCTGCCGCCGCCAAGGTCGCGCTCCTCGAACGCGCCGACCGCGCAGCACGCAGCTACGACCCCAGCATCGCCCGCCTCGACGCCTCCATCGGCGATGAGCTCAAATACATCCTCATCGCCCGCAGCGACGGCAAACTCATCGGCGATGTCCAGCCCCTCATCCGCTTCAACGTCTCCGCCCTCTCCCAGCGCGGCGAAAGCCGCCAGGTCGCCCGCCAGGGCGGCGGCGGCCGCATGGGCATCGAATACTTCGAACAGGTCACCACGCCCGAACAGCTCGCCCGCGAAGCCGCCCGCCAGGCCGTCCTCCAGCAGGACGCCGCCGAAGCTCCCGCAGGCACCCTCCCCGTCGTCCTCGCCGCCGGCGACAGCGGCGTCCTCCTCCACGAAGCAGTCGGACACGGCCTCGAAGCCGACTTCAACCGCAAAGGCACCAGCAACTACACCGGCCGCATCGGCCAGCCCGTCGCCAGCCCCCTCGTTACCGTCGTCGATGACGGCACCATCGCCGCATCCCGCGGCTCCATCAACGTCGACGACGAAGGCAACCCCACCACCCGCAACGTCCTCATCGAGAACGGCATCCTCCGCGGCTACCTCCACGATGAAATCTCCGCACGCCACTTCGGCGTCGCGCCCTCCGGCTCCGGGCGCCGGCAGACCTTCAAGGACTACATCATGCCCCGCATGACCAACACCTTCATGCTCCCCGGCGACGACACCCCGGAGGACATCATCCGCAGCGTCGACCGCGGCATCTACGCCGTCTCCTACTCCGGCGGACAGGTCAATATCTCCAACGGCGACTTCGTCTTCTCTGTCACCGAGGCCTACCTCATCGAGAACGGCCGCATCACCACTCCGCTCAAGAACGTCATGCTGATCGGCAACGGCCCCGACGTCCTCTCGAAAGTCACCCGCGTCGCCAATGACTACCGTCTCTCCGACGGCCGCTGGACCTGCGGCAAGGATGGCCAGTCCGTCCCCGTCGGCGTCGGCATGCCGACGGTCCTCGTCTCCGGCATCACCGTTGGGGGCACGAAGCTGTGA
- a CDS encoding TldD/PmbA family protein, with product MTARAAEGISALDLARRAVQLARRAGAEQCDAIVVTGSESTVAVRLGEVEKLIEAGSLGLGLRVIIGGRTAVCSTSDLTPAALEQFAAETVELAAISAPDEFAGLPDPSLFGRPADAAALGLYDERIEALSTDEKIRLALAAEAAAFAADPRITNTDGASLSTHVGEVALVNSLGFEGSYPATSISLAVEAIADDAEGKKRNGYWFSAERSLSRLGDPEEVGRTAARRAVDQLGARKPATTRVPVVFEPMMAISLLRHLAGCATGDALYRGATFLAGREGQPLASPLVTIVDDPRLPGRFGTRPFDGEGVATRRNVLVETGTFRGFLFDCYTARRLGRTTTGSASRSLESAPSPSSSNLVLEPGSLAPGEILAGIPEGLYVTALMGAGFNPATGDYSRGAAGFWIENGQLSYPVTEVNVSGNLAAMLADIDGVGSDLTWFGSAAAPTVRIREMTVSGR from the coding sequence GTGACCGCCCGCGCTGCCGAAGGCATCTCCGCCCTCGACCTTGCCCGCCGCGCCGTCCAGCTCGCCCGCCGGGCCGGCGCAGAGCAGTGCGACGCCATCGTCGTGACCGGCAGCGAAAGCACCGTCGCGGTCCGCCTCGGCGAGGTCGAGAAGCTCATCGAGGCCGGCTCCCTCGGGCTCGGCCTCCGCGTCATCATCGGCGGCCGCACCGCCGTGTGCTCCACGTCCGACCTCACCCCGGCGGCCCTCGAACAGTTCGCCGCCGAGACCGTCGAACTCGCCGCCATCAGCGCCCCCGACGAGTTCGCCGGCCTCCCCGACCCCTCCCTCTTCGGCCGCCCGGCCGATGCCGCCGCCCTCGGCCTCTACGACGAGCGCATCGAAGCGCTCTCCACCGACGAGAAAATCCGTCTCGCCCTCGCCGCCGAAGCCGCCGCCTTCGCAGCCGACCCCCGTATCACCAACACCGACGGCGCCTCGCTCTCCACCCACGTCGGCGAGGTCGCCCTCGTCAACTCGCTCGGCTTCGAAGGGAGCTACCCGGCCACCTCCATTTCCCTCGCGGTCGAAGCCATCGCCGACGATGCCGAGGGGAAGAAGCGCAACGGCTACTGGTTCTCGGCCGAGCGCTCGCTCTCCCGCCTCGGCGACCCTGAAGAGGTCGGCCGGACCGCCGCCCGCCGCGCCGTCGACCAGCTCGGAGCGCGCAAGCCGGCAACCACCCGCGTGCCCGTCGTCTTCGAACCGATGATGGCCATCTCCCTCCTCCGCCACCTCGCCGGGTGCGCCACCGGCGACGCCCTCTACCGCGGCGCCACCTTCCTCGCCGGCCGCGAAGGCCAGCCGCTCGCCTCCCCGCTCGTCACCATCGTTGATGACCCGCGTCTCCCCGGCCGGTTCGGCACCCGGCCCTTCGATGGCGAAGGCGTCGCAACCCGCCGCAACGTCCTCGTCGAAACCGGGACCTTCCGCGGCTTCCTCTTCGACTGCTACACCGCCCGACGCCTCGGGCGGACCACCACCGGCAGCGCCTCCCGCAGCCTCGAATCCGCGCCGTCGCCCTCGTCCTCGAACCTCGTCCTCGAACCGGGAAGCCTCGCCCCGGGAGAGATCCTCGCCGGCATCCCGGAGGGGCTCTATGTCACCGCACTGATGGGTGCCGGGTTCAACCCCGCCACGGGCGACTACTCCCGCGGGGCTGCCGGCTTCTGGATCGAAAACGGCCAGCTCAGCTACCCCGTCACCGAAGTCAATGTCTCCGGCAACCTGGCCGCCATGCTGGCCGATATCGACGGGGTCGGGAGCGACCTTACCTGGTTCGGCTCGGCCGCCGCGCCCACCGTCCGTATCCGCGAGATGACCGTCTCCGGCCGCTGA
- a CDS encoding CAP domain-containing protein produces the protein MAAGVRRSTLPLAATLLGALLAGLSLTMGAGQRADALTNCSVTHDALDSEEQAFLTLINQYRAQNGLGPLTISTNLNRAAAWMVEDMATKGYFSHTDSLGRSPYQRAIDCGYPSGAGENLAAGSGWSTAQAAFDAWRNSPGHNQNMLTGYYQQIGIARYYQAGSPYGWYWATNFGATNDGTGGGGASQATATPTNTPTATPTSTNTPTPTNTPVTPSPSPSPSPSPSPSATPTQPPLPPTATPTPAGGNGGQGQPTATPTQPPLPPTASPTPTATPSPTATPTPRQGNGGAPSLPLSPGANLVAWPGSPVSPAEVFGPGSQVAVVYEWDPATGTWKRYLPGMPGYLNTLGQLRPGVAYWVIARGQAQVAVR, from the coding sequence ATGGCTGCTGGGGTTCGACGTTCGACACTTCCGCTGGCGGCGACGTTGCTGGGCGCGCTGCTGGCCGGGCTTTCGCTCACGATGGGGGCCGGGCAGCGCGCGGACGCCCTGACCAACTGCTCGGTGACGCATGATGCGCTGGACAGCGAGGAGCAGGCGTTCCTCACGCTCATCAACCAGTACCGGGCGCAGAACGGGCTGGGGCCGCTGACGATTTCGACGAACCTGAACCGGGCCGCAGCGTGGATGGTCGAGGATATGGCGACGAAGGGGTACTTCTCGCACACGGACAGCCTCGGGCGGTCGCCGTACCAGCGGGCGATTGACTGCGGGTACCCGTCCGGGGCGGGGGAGAACCTTGCGGCGGGTTCGGGCTGGTCGACGGCGCAGGCCGCATTCGACGCGTGGCGGAACTCGCCGGGGCACAACCAGAACATGCTGACCGGGTACTACCAGCAGATCGGCATTGCGCGGTACTACCAGGCGGGTTCGCCGTACGGGTGGTACTGGGCGACGAACTTCGGGGCGACGAACGACGGCACCGGCGGCGGCGGCGCAAGCCAGGCGACAGCAACGCCGACGAACACGCCGACTGCGACGCCCACGAGCACGAACACCCCGACGCCGACGAACACGCCGGTGACACCATCGCCCTCGCCTTCTCCGTCGCCGTCGCCTTCTCCTTCGGCGACGCCGACGCAGCCGCCGCTGCCGCCCACCGCCACGCCGACGCCGGCGGGCGGGAACGGCGGGCAGGGGCAGCCGACCGCGACGCCGACGCAGCCACCGCTGCCGCCGACGGCGAGCCCGACACCAACGGCAACCCCCTCGCCGACGGCCACGCCGACGCCGCGCCAGGGGAACGGCGGCGCCCCGTCGCTGCCGCTCTCGCCGGGGGCGAACCTGGTGGCGTGGCCGGGGAGCCCGGTTTCACCGGCCGAGGTGTTCGGGCCGGGCAGCCAGGTGGCGGTGGTCTACGAGTGGGACCCGGCCACCGGGACCTGGAAACGGTACCTGCCGGGCATGCCGGGCTACCTGAACACGCTGGGGCAGCTCCGGCCGGGCGTTGCGTACTGGGTCATCGCCAGGGGGCAGGCGCAGGTGGCCGTGCGGTAG
- a CDS encoding iron-sulfur cluster assembly scaffold protein — protein sequence MPGYSELVRDHFEHPRNAGVLEDPDGIGERANPVCGDRMTVMIRVADGRVAEVRWQTRGCPAAIATSSFASELVRGWTLGQVRELTREAIAEAMGGLPRDKVHCSVLAADALKAAIADFERRQAAGG from the coding sequence ATGCCAGGCTATTCCGAGCTGGTGCGGGACCATTTCGAGCACCCGCGCAACGCCGGGGTCCTCGAGGACCCGGATGGAATCGGCGAGCGGGCGAACCCGGTGTGCGGCGACCGGATGACCGTGATGATCCGGGTGGCCGACGGGCGGGTGGCGGAGGTGCGCTGGCAGACGCGCGGCTGCCCGGCGGCGATTGCGACGAGTTCGTTCGCCAGCGAGCTGGTGCGGGGGTGGACTCTCGGTCAGGTGCGGGAGCTGACGCGGGAGGCGATCGCGGAGGCGATGGGCGGGCTCCCGCGCGACAAGGTGCACTGCAGCGTGCTGGCGGCGGATGCCCTGAAGGCAGCAATCGCGGACTTCGAGCGGCGGCAGGCGGCGGGCGGCTGA
- a CDS encoding UbiA prenyltransferase family protein, translated as MSAEPRRQGEGLPALVAAMRPYQWPKNAVVFAAFVFSAGEAWTPGDPGTWWPLLWRSLVVFGLWCLAASATYLVNDVRDREADRLHPRKRFRPIARGAVSPRTAVAAAVVLGAAGVAGAAALDAAAGLVLAGYLGAMTLYSLGLKRVAILDILLLSAGVVGRAVSGAAAIEVDISPWLYVCSSFAAFFFATTKRWAEFRQLGAEAARHRPSLAAYNAEVLELMLGVSAAGALLSYSLYTIESARVPDDGSMALTIPFVAFGLFRFLLLMSGPRQADAPDRVLFTDPQLLLAVAGFTAAAFAVLVAHR; from the coding sequence GTGAGCGCGGAGCCCCGGCGGCAGGGCGAGGGGCTGCCTGCGCTGGTCGCGGCGATGCGGCCGTACCAGTGGCCGAAGAATGCGGTGGTGTTTGCGGCGTTCGTGTTCAGCGCGGGGGAGGCGTGGACACCGGGCGACCCGGGAACGTGGTGGCCGCTACTGTGGCGCTCGCTGGTGGTGTTCGGGCTGTGGTGCCTGGCGGCATCGGCGACCTACCTGGTGAACGACGTGCGCGACCGGGAGGCCGACCGGCTCCACCCGCGGAAGCGGTTCCGGCCGATTGCCCGCGGGGCCGTCTCACCGCGGACGGCGGTGGCCGCGGCCGTGGTGCTGGGCGCGGCAGGGGTCGCCGGTGCTGCCGCGCTCGACGCCGCCGCGGGGCTGGTGCTGGCCGGGTACCTCGGAGCGATGACGCTCTACTCGCTGGGGCTGAAGCGGGTGGCGATCCTCGACATCCTGCTGCTCAGCGCGGGGGTCGTGGGGCGGGCGGTGAGCGGCGCGGCGGCGATCGAGGTCGACATCAGCCCGTGGCTGTACGTGTGTTCGAGCTTCGCGGCGTTCTTCTTCGCGACAACAAAGCGGTGGGCGGAGTTTCGGCAGCTGGGGGCCGAGGCCGCGCGCCACCGGCCATCGCTGGCCGCCTACAACGCGGAGGTGCTGGAGCTGATGCTGGGGGTGAGCGCTGCCGGGGCGCTGCTCAGCTATTCGCTGTACACGATTGAATCGGCGCGGGTGCCGGACGACGGGTCGATGGCGCTGACCATCCCGTTCGTGGCGTTCGGCCTGTTCCGGTTTCTGTTGCTGATGAGCGGGCCGCGGCAGGCGGATGCCCCGGACCGGGTGCTGTTCACGGACCCGCAGCTTTTGCTGGCGGTGGCAGGTTTCACGGCGGCCGCATTCGCGGTGCTGGTGGCGCACCGGTAG
- a CDS encoding aminoacyl-tRNA deacylase: protein MTPPERVAAALAALGLPAEVRTFPQSTATAEEAAAAVGCAPGQIIKTLFFLADGRPTMVLMAGDRQVDTAALAEILGVSRKRLKMGTPEEVRQHTGYEVGGVAPVGWPTKPDVVIDDSLRRFATAWAAAGAPNAVFAAGVEALAAAIGGQWAAIAKERA from the coding sequence ATGACGCCGCCGGAGCGGGTGGCGGCGGCGCTCGCGGCGCTGGGCCTCCCGGCGGAGGTGCGGACCTTTCCGCAGAGCACGGCGACTGCCGAGGAGGCTGCCGCGGCGGTGGGCTGCGCCCCGGGGCAGATCATCAAGACGCTGTTCTTCCTTGCCGATGGGCGGCCGACGATGGTGCTCATGGCCGGAGACCGGCAGGTCGATACGGCCGCGCTGGCAGAGATCCTCGGGGTGAGCCGGAAGCGGCTGAAGATGGGCACGCCGGAGGAGGTGCGGCAGCACACCGGCTACGAGGTGGGCGGTGTGGCCCCGGTCGGGTGGCCGACGAAGCCGGACGTGGTCATCGACGATTCGCTGCGGCGGTTTGCGACTGCATGGGCGGCAGCGGGAGCGCCGAACGCGGTGTTCGCGGCAGGCGTCGAGGCGCTGGCTGCGGCGATCGGCGGGCAGTGGGCGGCCATCGCGAAGGAGCGGGCGTGA
- a CDS encoding bifunctional 5,10-methylenetetrahydrofolate dehydrogenase/5,10-methenyltetrahydrofolate cyclohydrolase translates to MPAKLIDGAAIAAEIRAEVAREAAALREAGVTPGLAAIIVGDNAASISYVSMKTKACAEAGIFSETFRLPATATQDEVIALVRQLNADPRFHAILPQLPLPPQVNELAVIDALDPAKDADGLHPVNLGKLLRGELDGAIPCTPHGVVELLLRTGNDPAGKHVVVVGRSTLVGRPLAVLLSNKARGGNATVTICHTATPDLAEHTRRADIVVVAAGRAGTLTKEMVKPGAVVIDVGVNRVDAPDRPSGYRLVGDATLDVREVASWVTPYTGGVGPMTVAMLLVNTVKAARRALEGRG, encoded by the coding sequence ATGCCAGCGAAGCTGATTGACGGGGCTGCAATTGCGGCCGAGATCCGGGCGGAGGTCGCTCGGGAGGCTGCGGCGCTGCGGGAGGCGGGGGTGACGCCGGGGCTCGCCGCGATCATCGTGGGAGACAACGCCGCCTCGATTAGTTATGTCTCCATGAAGACGAAGGCGTGCGCCGAGGCGGGCATCTTCTCGGAGACCTTCCGGCTGCCGGCGACAGCGACGCAGGACGAGGTGATTGCGCTGGTCCGGCAGCTGAACGCCGACCCGCGATTTCACGCGATCCTGCCGCAGCTCCCGCTGCCGCCGCAGGTGAACGAGCTGGCGGTGATCGACGCGCTCGACCCGGCGAAGGACGCCGACGGGCTTCACCCGGTGAACCTCGGCAAGCTGCTCCGGGGGGAGCTCGACGGGGCGATCCCGTGCACGCCGCACGGCGTGGTGGAGCTCTTGCTCCGGACCGGGAACGACCCGGCGGGGAAGCACGTGGTGGTGGTCGGGCGGAGCACGCTGGTGGGGCGGCCGCTGGCGGTGCTGCTATCGAACAAGGCGCGGGGCGGCAACGCGACGGTCACGATCTGCCACACGGCGACGCCGGACCTCGCCGAGCACACGCGCCGGGCCGACATCGTGGTGGTGGCGGCGGGGCGGGCCGGCACGCTGACGAAGGAGATGGTGAAGCCCGGCGCTGTGGTGATCGACGTGGGGGTGAACCGGGTGGACGCACCGGACCGCCCGAGCGGCTACCGGCTGGTCGGCGATGCGACGCTCGACGTGCGGGAGGTGGCGTCGTGGGTGACGCCCTACACCGGCGGTGTGGGGCCGATGACCGTGGCGATGCTGCTGGTGAATACGGTGAAGGCGGCGCGGCGAGCGCTGGAGGGCCGGGGATGA
- the acpS gene encoding holo-ACP synthase produces the protein MPDDTPAQRPRKFAHGIDVIETHRIADVIARHGDRFLNRVYTPDELAHCRGRIPELAVRFAAKEAVMKALGTGIRGVGWKDIEILPNRRGKPLVFLYGRGARRAEEIELRGLEVSMTHLADLAIASVVGERALTEAEDTPRRGDSALRLIREKGLR, from the coding sequence ATGCCCGACGACACGCCCGCGCAGCGCCCGCGCAAGTTCGCCCACGGCATCGACGTCATCGAAACCCACCGCATCGCCGACGTCATCGCCCGCCATGGCGACCGCTTCCTCAACCGCGTCTACACGCCCGATGAGCTCGCCCACTGCCGCGGCCGCATCCCCGAACTCGCCGTCCGCTTCGCCGCCAAGGAGGCCGTCATGAAGGCGCTCGGCACCGGCATCCGCGGTGTCGGCTGGAAGGACATCGAAATCCTTCCCAACCGCCGCGGCAAGCCCCTCGTCTTCCTCTACGGCCGCGGGGCCAGGCGCGCCGAGGAGATCGAACTCCGCGGCCTCGAAGTCTCCATGACTCACCTCGCCGACCTCGCCATCGCCTCCGTCGTCGGCGAACGCGCCCTCACCGAGGCCGAAGACACCCCCCGGCGCGGCGACAGCGCCCTCCGCCTCATCCGCGAGAAAGGCCTCCGATGA
- a CDS encoding NAD(P)H-hydrate dehydratase — translation MKLVTAAEMRQLESAAIAAGSSEAQLMEEAGLAVAQESWMLLGTLEGRRILVLAGPGNNGGDGLVAARHLYDWGAEVAVYFPKGHRDASRLEELRAREIPLLMGDDDPEGRQLAAQLAAADLVIDALLGIGQRLPLDPADPIARALAALASTRSSYQPPKIVAVDVPTGLDCDTGAVDPLLVRPDITVTFGLPKVGMYQLPGSDAVGRVQVIDIGIPKDAVDAVPLELITSRWVRQHLPARPADANKGTFGRVLVVGGCNRYRGAVALAAAGAYRAGAGLVTIATLEDLARDLAAAIPEATWLPQPAGPDGSLSGEAAIALRAEWAAARAAVIGPGLSLTDDTRAFTWAALPDTADCAGGVVVDADALNALAAMDDAPARLHPRAILTPHPGEMARLLRTTVPEVQRDRLGAARAAADRFGCTVVLKGAHTVVAAPGGRAALCPFANPLLATAGSGDVLAGIIAGYLAQGADPFTAARLGVYLHAAVAEALEAEYGRAGLLAGEIAARLPRIVRDLTQS, via the coding sequence ATGAAACTCGTCACCGCCGCCGAAATGCGCCAGCTCGAATCCGCCGCCATCGCTGCCGGCTCCTCCGAGGCCCAGCTTATGGAGGAAGCCGGCCTCGCCGTCGCCCAGGAATCCTGGATGCTCCTCGGCACCCTCGAGGGCCGCCGCATCCTCGTCCTCGCCGGCCCCGGCAACAATGGCGGCGACGGCCTCGTCGCTGCCCGCCACCTCTACGACTGGGGCGCCGAGGTCGCCGTCTACTTCCCGAAAGGCCACCGCGACGCATCCCGCCTCGAGGAGCTTCGCGCTCGCGAGATCCCCCTCCTCATGGGCGACGACGACCCCGAGGGCCGGCAGCTCGCCGCCCAGCTCGCCGCCGCCGACCTCGTCATCGACGCCCTGCTCGGCATCGGCCAGCGCCTCCCCCTCGACCCCGCCGACCCCATCGCCCGGGCCCTCGCCGCCCTCGCCTCCACCCGCTCCTCCTACCAGCCGCCGAAAATCGTCGCCGTCGATGTCCCCACCGGCCTCGATTGCGATACCGGCGCCGTCGACCCGCTGCTCGTCCGCCCTGACATCACCGTCACCTTCGGCCTGCCGAAGGTCGGCATGTACCAGCTCCCCGGGAGCGATGCCGTCGGCCGCGTCCAGGTCATCGATATCGGCATCCCGAAAGACGCCGTCGACGCCGTACCGCTCGAACTCATCACCTCCCGCTGGGTTCGCCAGCACCTGCCGGCCCGGCCTGCCGACGCCAACAAGGGCACGTTCGGCCGCGTCCTCGTGGTGGGAGGCTGCAACCGTTACCGGGGCGCCGTGGCCCTCGCTGCGGCCGGCGCCTACCGCGCCGGCGCGGGCCTCGTGACCATCGCCACGCTCGAAGACCTCGCCCGCGACCTCGCGGCAGCGATCCCCGAGGCCACCTGGCTCCCCCAGCCGGCCGGCCCCGACGGTTCCCTCTCCGGCGAGGCCGCGATCGCCCTCCGGGCGGAGTGGGCCGCCGCCCGCGCCGCCGTCATCGGCCCTGGCCTCTCGCTCACCGACGATACCCGCGCCTTCACCTGGGCCGCACTCCCCGACACCGCCGACTGCGCCGGCGGTGTTGTCGTCGATGCCGACGCGCTCAACGCCCTCGCCGCCATGGACGACGCACCCGCCCGCCTCCACCCCCGCGCCATCCTGACCCCGCATCCGGGCGAAATGGCCCGCCTCCTCCGCACGACCGTTCCCGAGGTTCAGCGCGACCGCCTCGGCGCAGCCCGCGCCGCCGCCGACCGCTTCGGCTGCACCGTGGTCCTCAAGGGCGCCCATACCGTGGTCGCCGCACCGGGCGGCCGCGCCGCTCTCTGCCCGTTCGCCAACCCCCTGCTCGCGACCGCCGGCAGCGGCGACGTCCTCGCCGGCATCATCGCCGGCTACCTCGCCCAGGGCGCCGACCCCTTTACGGCCGCCCGCCTCGGCGTCTACCTTCACGCCGCCGTCGCCGAAGCCCTCGAGGCCGAATACGGCCGCGCCGGCCTCCTCGCCGGCGAAATCGCCGCACGCCTCCCCCGCATCGTCCGGGACCTAACCCAATCCTGA